A genomic region of Rhodococcus pyridinivorans contains the following coding sequences:
- the hppD gene encoding 4-hydroxyphenylpyruvate dioxygenase, translated as MTLEYTLTDSERLAQLDAEELRRLVGLVEYDSERDPFPVSGWDAVVWVVGNATQTAHYYQSAYGMELIAYSGPTTGNRDHHAYVLRSGAVRFVIKGAVDPDSPLIEHHRLHGDGVVDIALQVPDVDKCIEHARKQGATVLEEPYEISDENGTVRIGAIATYGDTRHTLVDRSRYNGPYLPGYVERTSTYRKREGAPKRIFQALDHVVGNVELGRMDEWVDFYNRVMGFTNMAEFIGDDIATDYSALMSKVVCNGNHRVKFPLNEPAIAKKRSQIDEYLDFYRGPGAQHLALATNDILTAVDQLREEGVEFLATPDAYYDDPELRARIGEVRVPIEELKKRGILVDRDEDGYLLQIFTKPVGDRPTVFFELIERHGSLGFGKGNFKALFEAIEREQAARGNF; from the coding sequence ATGACTCTGGAATACACCCTGACCGACAGCGAACGACTTGCTCAACTCGACGCCGAGGAACTCCGGCGCCTGGTCGGTCTCGTGGAGTACGACAGCGAACGGGATCCCTTCCCCGTCAGCGGCTGGGACGCCGTGGTGTGGGTGGTCGGAAACGCCACGCAGACGGCGCACTACTACCAGTCCGCCTACGGCATGGAACTCATCGCCTATTCCGGACCCACCACCGGTAACCGCGACCATCACGCCTACGTACTGCGCAGCGGCGCCGTGCGATTCGTGATCAAGGGTGCGGTGGATCCGGACAGCCCGTTGATCGAGCACCACCGCCTCCACGGTGACGGCGTCGTCGACATCGCCCTGCAGGTCCCGGATGTCGACAAGTGCATCGAGCATGCCCGGAAGCAGGGGGCGACCGTTCTCGAGGAACCCTACGAGATCAGCGACGAGAACGGCACCGTCCGCATCGGCGCCATCGCGACCTACGGCGACACGCGGCACACACTCGTCGACCGGTCGCGCTACAACGGCCCGTACCTGCCCGGCTACGTGGAGCGCACCTCGACCTACCGCAAGCGCGAGGGTGCACCCAAGCGCATCTTCCAGGCGCTCGACCACGTCGTCGGCAACGTCGAACTCGGACGCATGGACGAGTGGGTCGACTTCTACAACCGCGTCATGGGTTTCACGAACATGGCGGAGTTCATCGGCGACGACATCGCGACCGACTACTCGGCGCTCATGAGCAAGGTGGTGTGCAACGGCAACCACCGCGTGAAGTTCCCGCTCAACGAGCCCGCTATCGCGAAGAAGCGTTCGCAGATCGACGAGTACCTCGACTTCTACCGCGGGCCGGGTGCACAGCACCTCGCGCTGGCCACCAACGACATCCTCACGGCGGTCGACCAGTTGCGCGAGGAGGGCGTCGAGTTCCTCGCGACTCCCGATGCGTACTACGACGATCCGGAGCTGCGCGCCCGTATCGGTGAGGTCCGGGTGCCGATCGAGGAGCTAAAGAAGCGGGGCATCCTGGTCGACCGCGACGAGGACGGCTACCTGCTGCAGATCTTCACCAAGCCCGTCGGCGACCGCCCGACCGTGTTCTTCGAGCTGATCGAGCGCCACGGCTCGCTCGGCTTCGGCAAGGGCAACTTCAAGGCGCTGTTCGAGGCGATCGAGCGGGAGCAGGCCGCGCGCGGCAATTTCTGA
- a CDS encoding SRPBCC family protein: protein MIHVRHSAVADIPIDLAFTYVDDYRNVPDWMFGVARFQPVSEQVSGLGAIYDSTMRIGPKDLDSRVEVVEWERNRVIVLDSIAGFRAASSWTFTDLGDATRLDVDFGYRLPGGIAGRTLGMLIEPIVGTAIRQTEHALRTRLGQLV from the coding sequence ATGATTCACGTCCGCCACAGCGCCGTCGCAGACATCCCTATCGACCTCGCGTTCACCTACGTCGACGACTACCGGAACGTCCCCGACTGGATGTTCGGGGTGGCCCGCTTCCAACCCGTGAGCGAGCAGGTCTCCGGCCTTGGTGCCATCTACGACTCGACCATGCGGATCGGCCCCAAGGATCTCGACTCGCGCGTGGAAGTCGTCGAATGGGAACGCAATCGCGTGATCGTCCTCGACTCGATCGCCGGATTCCGCGCCGCGTCGTCATGGACCTTCACGGACCTCGGCGACGCGACGCGGCTCGACGTCGACTTCGGCTACCGACTGCCCGGCGGGATCGCCGGCCGCACACTCGGCATGCTTATCGAACCGATTGTGGGAACGGCGATCCGGCAGACCGAGCACGCGTTGCGCACGCGGCTCGGTCAGCTCGTCTAG
- a CDS encoding NDMA-dependent alcohol dehydrogenase: protein MKTKAAVVKGINQPWEIEEIDLGDPVAGEVQIRLAASGLCHSDEHLRSGATPLPSFPVLGGHEGAGVVTKVGPGVRGLEEGDHVVLAFIPACGRCRACAKGMQNICDEGAGLLTGQAISDKTYRATLNGDPVLQMCLLGTFAPYVTVNEASVIKIEKDIPLEKAALLGCGVATGWGSATEIGGTKLGDTVVVIGVGGVGINSVQGAAHAGARFVVAIDPVEFKRQKAKEFGATHVFASIEEAAPVIGEITWGQMANVTVITVGEITGDIIGPALGLTAKGGQVVVVGMGHATDSQVTMSLFELTLLQKRLQGAIFGGTGPRSQIPKLLELYRNGQLDLDNLVTKTYKLEDINEGYADMHAGKNLRGLVLYGEDDY, encoded by the coding sequence GTGAAGACGAAGGCAGCAGTCGTCAAGGGAATCAACCAGCCGTGGGAGATCGAGGAGATCGATCTCGGCGATCCCGTCGCAGGTGAGGTGCAGATCCGCCTCGCGGCCTCGGGTCTGTGCCATTCCGACGAGCATCTGCGCTCGGGGGCGACACCGCTTCCGTCCTTCCCGGTCCTCGGTGGTCACGAGGGCGCGGGCGTGGTCACCAAGGTGGGTCCGGGAGTGCGGGGTCTCGAGGAGGGCGACCACGTCGTCCTCGCGTTCATCCCCGCCTGCGGCCGCTGTCGGGCCTGCGCCAAGGGCATGCAGAACATCTGCGACGAGGGTGCCGGCCTGCTCACCGGTCAGGCGATCTCCGACAAGACCTACCGCGCGACGCTGAACGGCGACCCGGTGCTGCAGATGTGCCTGCTCGGCACGTTCGCGCCGTACGTCACGGTCAACGAGGCGTCGGTCATCAAGATCGAGAAGGACATCCCGCTCGAGAAGGCGGCCCTGCTCGGGTGCGGTGTCGCGACCGGCTGGGGTTCGGCCACCGAGATCGGCGGCACCAAGCTCGGCGACACCGTAGTCGTCATCGGTGTCGGCGGTGTCGGCATCAACTCCGTCCAGGGAGCGGCGCACGCCGGGGCGCGGTTCGTCGTCGCGATCGACCCGGTCGAGTTCAAGCGGCAGAAGGCCAAGGAGTTCGGCGCGACGCATGTCTTCGCGTCGATCGAGGAGGCCGCACCGGTGATCGGTGAGATCACGTGGGGTCAGATGGCCAACGTCACCGTCATCACCGTCGGCGAGATCACCGGCGACATCATCGGCCCCGCACTGGGTCTCACCGCCAAGGGTGGCCAGGTCGTGGTCGTCGGCATGGGTCACGCCACCGACTCGCAGGTGACGATGAGCCTGTTCGAGCTGACGCTGCTGCAGAAGCGTCTGCAGGGGGCCATCTTCGGTGGCACCGGCCCGCGCTCGCAGATCCCCAAGTTGCTCGAGCTGTACCGGAACGGGCAGCTCGACCTCGACAACCTCGTCACCAAGACCTACAAGCTCGAGGACATCAACGAGGGCTACGCCGACATGCACGCCGGCAAGAAC